From Roseofilum casamattae BLCC-M143, one genomic window encodes:
- a CDS encoding tetratricopeptide repeat protein, with the protein MTQTAEDLFNEGLDRYQAGENSAALVPVFKEICDRAPKHSTAWTCLSWLYLLEDKPKSAYKAAQKAVKLNPEDPQARINLAAAMLETNKSGVREHIDIALQLIMAVSELRQEVAENCKEGLTRKPDWESMKRIEKWLFSS; encoded by the coding sequence ATGACTCAAACGGCAGAAGATTTATTTAATGAAGGACTCGATCGCTACCAAGCTGGAGAAAATTCTGCAGCTTTGGTTCCCGTCTTTAAAGAGATTTGCGATCGCGCTCCCAAACATAGCACGGCTTGGACTTGCTTATCTTGGCTCTATCTCCTCGAAGATAAACCCAAATCAGCATACAAAGCAGCGCAAAAAGCGGTCAAACTAAATCCAGAAGATCCTCAAGCCCGAATCAACCTTGCTGCCGCTATGCTAGAAACGAACAAGAGTGGCGTTCGCGAACATATTGACATTGCCCTACAACTGATTATGGCAGTTTCGGAATTGCGCCAGGAAGTTGCCGAGAATTGTAAAGAAGGATTAACGCGAAAACCCGACTGGGAAAGCATGAAGCGGATTGAAAAATGGCTGTTCTCCAGTTAA
- a CDS encoding DUF6930 domain-containing protein — translation MIALPPATFRRLQQLPQPAESVWEGDRRHLPAMLQDVSDPDLKSSECAIWLDGSEGMVRAMEMTPSETGHEALVRVLIKAMESPRAPSQPSRPRKIVVCDREIQFYLRGVLQDLDIEIEYHPALPLIDRLFDHINEQMGQSRPDLDSFYADALAKAARKIWNVAPWDRLAEHQIIAIELNQWDIERVYASVLGMLGEEYGILLYRSLESLMQFRRAVVNRDSMGNLANAFLQQDCYFVTFHLKEESPLGTLAETFFPLGKLPWTHIEPDLGAIHPLEGLRPILASEEALAMMVSLEAFSRFLKGAGARLDEDCFEAVSGRYRIGLPQESDSGEKVSLSVKVESLPELAEELYEMMLAGGTEDDDEEDDDDGWPFARPILRDDLIPDGSLCKLDLVSWKVYEEMRDRAKFYDAAPEEIVGKGEACPIAMVQTTRSKAKEIADLLDECDGLIGIGFTLGEDLYNDEEFDLGVLKTGDGDLHLFTQFERHGIDLKRRQRWEEGCDRTGGYCSLIVAMGATGKSRGKPQPKDIVVVIETKRLSDEDLDLGVLQRIHPILG, via the coding sequence ATGATTGCCCTCCCTCCTGCTACATTCCGCCGCCTACAACAGTTGCCACAACCGGCAGAAAGCGTCTGGGAAGGCGATCGCCGCCACCTGCCCGCGATGCTACAAGATGTTTCAGATCCAGACCTGAAGTCGAGCGAATGCGCCATTTGGCTCGATGGTTCCGAAGGGATGGTACGGGCGATGGAAATGACGCCATCGGAAACCGGACATGAAGCTCTAGTGCGAGTTTTAATCAAAGCAATGGAGTCTCCTCGCGCGCCGAGTCAACCCAGTCGTCCGCGCAAAATTGTGGTTTGCGATCGCGAAATCCAATTTTATTTGCGTGGCGTGTTGCAAGATCTTGACATTGAGATTGAATATCATCCCGCGCTCCCTCTGATCGATCGCTTGTTCGACCATATCAACGAGCAAATGGGCCAAAGCCGTCCGGATCTAGACTCGTTCTATGCCGATGCTTTAGCCAAAGCTGCCCGCAAGATTTGGAATGTGGCCCCTTGGGACAGACTGGCAGAACACCAAATTATTGCCATTGAATTAAACCAATGGGACATCGAGCGCGTGTATGCCTCGGTCTTAGGGATGCTGGGCGAAGAATATGGCATTCTCTTATATCGGTCTTTAGAATCTTTAATGCAGTTTCGCCGAGCCGTTGTCAATCGCGATTCCATGGGGAATTTAGCCAATGCATTTCTCCAGCAAGATTGTTATTTTGTCACGTTTCATTTAAAGGAAGAATCGCCTTTAGGTACTTTAGCCGAAACCTTTTTTCCCTTAGGCAAGCTGCCTTGGACGCATATCGAACCCGACTTAGGAGCGATCCATCCGCTAGAAGGCTTGCGGCCGATTTTAGCCTCGGAGGAAGCTTTGGCGATGATGGTTTCCCTGGAAGCGTTCAGTCGGTTTTTGAAAGGGGCTGGCGCTCGTTTGGATGAGGATTGCTTTGAGGCGGTTTCTGGACGCTATCGCATTGGGCTACCTCAAGAGTCAGATAGTGGCGAGAAGGTTTCGCTTTCGGTGAAGGTGGAAAGTTTACCGGAGTTGGCGGAGGAGTTATATGAAATGATGTTAGCTGGAGGGACTGAGGATGACGATGAGGAGGACGATGATGATGGCTGGCCGTTTGCTCGACCTATTTTGCGCGACGATCTGATTCCAGATGGGTCATTATGCAAGCTGGACTTAGTCAGTTGGAAAGTTTATGAGGAGATGCGCGATCGCGCGAAGTTTTATGACGCTGCTCCCGAGGAGATTGTCGGTAAGGGAGAAGCATGTCCCATTGCGATGGTACAAACAACGCGATCGAAAGCTAAGGAGATTGCTGATTTACTCGATGAGTGTGATGGATTAATAGGAATTGGATTTACCTTAGGAGAAGATCTCTACAATGACGAGGAGTTCGATCTGGGGGTGCTGAAAACTGGAGATGGGGATTTACATTTATTTACTCAATTTGAACGTCATGGCATCGATCTAAAACGGCGCCAGCGCTGGGAGGAAGGCTGCGATCGCACTGGAGGGTATTGCAGTTTGATTGTTGCTATGGGTGCAACCGGGAAATCTCGAGGAAAACCACAGCCGAAAGATATTGTGGTCGTTATTGAAACGAAGAGATTATCGGATGAGGATTTAGATTTAGGCGTTTTGCAACGAATCCATCCGATTTTAGGTTAA
- a CDS encoding HesB/IscA family protein, translating into MTQTLNTSQRGILMTEAALNQVRSLRDKQGSDLCLRVGVRQGGCSGLSYTMDFESSDRIQDNDEVFDYDGFKVVCDPKSLLYLYGLMLDYSDALIGGGFQFTNPNATQSCGCGKSFSA; encoded by the coding sequence ATGACTCAAACCCTCAACACTTCTCAACGAGGCATTCTGATGACCGAAGCCGCTTTGAACCAGGTTCGGTCTCTGCGGGATAAGCAAGGCAGCGATCTCTGTCTGCGGGTTGGGGTTCGACAAGGCGGATGTTCGGGACTTTCCTATACTATGGACTTTGAGAGCAGCGATCGCATTCAAGACAATGATGAAGTCTTTGACTACGACGGATTTAAAGTGGTGTGCGACCCCAAAAGTTTGCTCTACCTGTATGGATTGATGTTGGACTACAGCGATGCGCTCATTGGCGGCGGGTTCCAGTTTACTAATCCTAATGCTACTCAATCCTGTGGTTGCGGTAAATCCTTCTCAGCTTAA
- the argC gene encoding N-acetyl-gamma-glutamyl-phosphate reductase → MGDNGRVTVGIVGASGYGGVQLVRMLCEHPNVDLVYLGGDSSAGKPYGDIYPHLAHRIDLTVEPIDIDTIASRCQVVFLGLPNGLAYKMAPQLLEKGCQVLDLSADYRLTDLNVYKDWYGGDDRDDRDVLAKAVYGLPELYRDRILETNLIACPGCYTTTSLLAIAPLLKQGLIDPDTLIIDAKSGTSGGGRQGKINLLLAEAHNSLAAYGVTSHRHTPELEQVCSDLAGHEVKVQFTPHLIPMVRGILSTVYATLRDPGLVREDLRTIYSVFYQNSPWVRVLPNGVYPQSKWACGTNLCYIGLEVDARTDRVIVMSVTDNLIKGQAGQAVQCLNLMQGLDETLGLPKLAFYP, encoded by the coding sequence ATGGGAGATAATGGGCGAGTAACCGTTGGAATTGTCGGAGCATCCGGGTATGGAGGCGTACAACTGGTGCGCATGTTATGCGAACATCCCAACGTCGATTTAGTCTATCTCGGAGGAGATAGCAGTGCTGGCAAACCCTATGGCGATATTTATCCCCATTTAGCCCACCGCATCGATTTAACCGTAGAACCCATCGATATCGATACTATCGCTTCTCGCTGCCAAGTGGTATTTCTCGGACTCCCCAACGGACTCGCCTACAAAATGGCTCCGCAACTGCTAGAGAAAGGATGTCAAGTTCTCGATCTGTCTGCTGACTATCGGCTGACCGATCTCAATGTCTATAAAGATTGGTATGGTGGTGACGATCGCGACGATCGCGACGTACTGGCAAAAGCGGTTTACGGATTGCCCGAACTCTATCGCGATCGCATCTTGGAAACCAATCTCATTGCTTGTCCGGGATGCTACACCACAACCAGTTTACTCGCCATCGCTCCCCTACTCAAACAAGGACTAATTGACCCCGATACCCTCATTATTGACGCCAAATCTGGCACATCTGGAGGGGGCAGGCAAGGGAAAATAAATCTCTTATTAGCCGAAGCCCATAACTCTCTGGCCGCTTACGGAGTAACGAGTCACCGACATACTCCGGAATTGGAACAAGTCTGTAGCGATTTAGCCGGCCATGAAGTAAAAGTTCAGTTTACCCCCCATCTCATTCCCATGGTACGCGGGATTCTCTCGACCGTTTATGCAACCTTAAGAGATCCGGGTTTAGTTCGCGAAGACTTACGCACGATCTACAGCGTGTTCTATCAAAACTCTCCTTGGGTACGGGTGCTCCCCAACGGTGTCTATCCGCAAAGTAAGTGGGCCTGCGGCACAAACTTATGTTACATCGGTCTCGAAGTTGATGCGCGCACCGACCGAGTCATCGTAATGTCAGTAACCGATAACTTAATTAAAGGTCAAGCCGGACAAGCGGTTCAATGCTTGAACCTCATGCAGGGATTGGACGAAACCTTAGGTTTACCGAAATTAGCATTCTACCCGTAA